In a single window of the Euleptes europaea isolate rEulEur1 chromosome 4, rEulEur1.hap1, whole genome shotgun sequence genome:
- the LOC130476485 gene encoding protein Wnt-4-like: MAPPHICSLLSLSVSALCTVYLAKQPPLWGLQRDPRACEVLKGLTEEQVRMCHRQVKAMDTVKRAAELALEECQHQFRSRRWNCSTLQGLPVFGKVILQGTRESAFVHAVSSAGLAFAVTRACSRGDLEKCGCDRKIRGVSPEGFQWSGCSDNLSYGIAFSQAFVDTPERSRGASSSRALMNLHNNEAGRKAILSHMKVECKCHGVSGSCEVRTCWKVMPPFRKVGSVLRDKFEGATEVHPKRVGSQKLLVPKSSRFKPYGTHDLVYLAASPDFCNWDPHGGIFGTSGRHCNRTSAAMDGCELLCCGRGFRTAQAEVVERCSCKFRWCCAVKCRQCRNLVEVHRCR; the protein is encoded by the exons atggcccctccccacatatGCAGCCTCCTATCTTTGAGTGTTTCTGCCCTCTGCACAGT ATATTTGGCCAAGCAGCCGCCCCTGTGGGGGCTACAGCGGGATCCCAGGGCCTGCGAAGTTCTGAAGGGCTTGACGGAGGAGCAGGTGAGAATGTGCCACCGCCAGGTGAAAGCCATGGACACGGTGAAGCGCGCAGCCGAGCTGGCGCTCGAGGAGTGCCAGCATCAATTTCGCAGCCGCCGCTGGAACTGCTCGACCTTGCAGGGACTGCCGGTTTTCGGGAAAGTCATCCTACAAG GCACAAGAGAGTCCGCCTTCGTGCACGCTGTCTCCTCGGCTGGGCTCGCTTTTGCTGTGACCCGGGCTTGCAGCCGGGGCGATCTGGAAAAGTGCGGATGCGACCGCAAGATCAGAGGAGTCAGCCCTGAAG GGTTCCAGTGGTCGGGCTGCTCCGACAACCTCTCCTACGGCATCGCCTTCTCCCAGGCCTTCGTGGACACCCCGGAGCGGAGCCGGGGAGCCTCCTCTAGCCGGGCGCTCATGAACTTGCACAACAACGAAGCTGGGAGAAAG GCCATCCTGTCCCACATGAAAGTGGAATGCAAGTGCCACGGGGTTTCGGGCTCCTGCGAGGTCCGCACCTGTTGGAAGGTCATGCCCCCGTTCCGTAAAGTCGGCAGCGTCCTGAGGGACAAGTTCGAAGGCGCCACGGAAGTGCATCCCAAACGCGTGGGCTCCCAGAAGCTGCTGGTGCCGAAGAGCTCCCGCTTCAAGCCCTACGGCACTCACGACTTGGTCTACTTGGCCGCCAGCCCCGATTTCTGCAACTGGGACCCCCACGGAGGGATCTTCGGCACCTCGGGACGCCACTGCAACCGGACTTCCGCCGCCATGGACGGCTGCGAGCTGCTGTGTTGTGGGCGCGGCTTCCGCACCGCCCAGGCGGAAGTTGTCGAGCGGTGCAGCTGCAAGTTCCGCTGGTGCTGTGCGGTCAAGTGCAGACAGTGCCGGAACCTGGTGGAAGTGCACCGCTGCCGGTAG
- the LPAR5 gene encoding lysophosphatidic acid receptor 5 gives MSPANQSLELCKDRSASHQLHLVGYSLIFTAGLLLNVTALWIFLYYLRIKSVVSIYMLNLAVSDLLFTVSLPFRIYYYAVGEWPFGTVPCQVSGSVFQINMYGSCLFLMCINLDRFVAIVYPLRWRHLRRPKVARLLCLVVWVLILMGSVPVAGVHKTTSCQKPNQTVTLCFESFSNDLWQKGLFPLVVLAEILGFLLPLTSVTYCSIRIFRILCMPGRDRSLRQQKTIRLLVVNLVIFIICFVPYNIILAAYGMIKARVFLTEQTTKESVRQALVVTVLLASMNCTLDPLVYYFNTEGFRNTLKKLRRGQAWDSETGTLQTRVTQSKPYQADAKAEAKRFPVRPLILPHKDVSFAAPKIFLNSPIEDSEI, from the coding sequence ATGTCACCCGCCAACCAGTCTCTGGAACTGTGCAAGGACCGCAGCGCCAGCCACCAACTCCACCTGGTTGGATACAGCCTGATTTTCACCGCCGGCTTGCTTCTCAACGTCACGGCCCTCTGGATCTTCCTGTACTACCTACGCATCAAGTCGGTGGTGAGCATCTACATGCTGAACTTGGCTGTCAGCGACCTCCTCTTCACCGTGTCTTTGCCGTTCCGCATCTACTATTATGCCGTGGGGGAATGGCCCTTTGGGACCGTCCCTTGCCAGGTCTCTGGCTCTGTCTTCCAGATCAACATGTACGGCAGTTGCCTCTTCCTGATGTGCATCAACCTGGACCGCTTTGTGGCCATCGTCTACCCACTCCGCTGGCGCCACCTCCGGCGCCCTAAGGTGGCACGGCTGCTCTGCCTGGTGGTGTGGGTGCTGATCCTGATGGGCTCGGTGCCCGTGGCCGGCGTCCACAAAACCACGTCGTGCCAGAAACCAAACCAGACCGTCACGCTGTGTTTCGAAAGCTTCAGCAACGACCTGTGGCAGAAAGGGCTCTTCCCCTTGGTCGTGCTGGCGGAGATCCTCGGCTTCCTCCTGCCTCTCACCTCAGTGACCTACTGCTCGATCCGAATCTTCCGGATCCTATGCATGCCCGGGCGGGACCGGAGCCTGCGCCAGCAGAAGACGATCCGCCTGCTCGTGGTCAATTTGGTCATCTTCATCATCTGCTTCGTCCCCTATAACATCATCCTGGCAGCCTACGGGATGATCAAGGCCCGCGTGTTCCTGACCGAGCAAACGACGAAGGAGTCTGTGCGCCAGGCCCTGGTCGTCACGGTGCTCTTGGCCAGTATGAACTGTACCCTGGACCCCTTGGTCTATTACTTCAATACCGAAGGCTTCCGAAACACTTTAAAGAAACTGAGGAGAGGGCAGGCTTGGGACTCCGAGACGGGAACGCTTCAGACTCGGGTGACGCAAAGCAAACCGTACCAGGCGGACGCGAAAGCAGAAGCCAAACGATTCCCGGTGCGGCCCTTGATTCTCCCGCACAAGGATGTGTCCTTTGCCGCTCCTAAGATATTTCTAAACAGCCCCATCGAAGACTCTGAAATATAA